The following proteins come from a genomic window of Pararhodobacter sp.:
- the dnaE gene encoding DNA polymerase III subunit alpha, translating into MSDPRFIHLRVHTEYSLLEGALPLKQLVKLCEARKMPAVAVTDSNALFSALEFSVLAKGAGVQPIVGCQIDVMLPPEQVGDKPRAAAPLVLLAQDEAGYENLMKLNSCLYLRTDGQLPHVTPQDLAQHAEGLICLTGGPDGVVGRLIRDGLTTRAQALMQSLAAVFPGRLYVELQRHPGEGGALTEAERATERPFVEMAYAMDLPLVATNDVHFPDAKMYEAHDALLCIKDGAYVDQQAPRRRLTPQHYLKTPEEMAALFADLPEALENTVEIARRCAFAAYKRDPILPKFADDEVQELRRQANAGLQDLLKVIPHAVTPEKYQERLDFELGIIEKMGFPGYFLIVADFIKWGKEQGIPVGPGRGSGAGSLVAYALTITDLDPLRYALLFERFLNPERVSMPDFDIDFCMDRREEVIRYVQDKYGRDKVGQIITFGALLSKAAVRDVGRVLQMSYGQVDKLSKMIPVEGVKPVSITKALADEPRLREAAKEEVVARLLDYAEKVEGLLRNASTHAAGVVIGDRPLDELVPLYRDPRSDMPATQFNMKWVEAAGLVKFDFLGLKTLTVIQNAIDLIHTSGRDLHIAPDGRQIYAPAVGAEGQINLIPLDDAPTYKLYASARTVAVFQVESSGMMDALRRMKPTCIEDIVALVALYRPGPMENIPTYCEVKNGLKPIESIHPSIDHILEETQGIIVYQEQVMQIAQVMGGYSLGGADLLRRAMGKKIAEEMAKERPKFIKGATENGVTDKKAGEVFDLLEKFANYGFNKSHAAAYAVVSYQTAWLKANHPVEFMAAVMNCDIHLTDKLAIYKREVDRMGIDVVAPCVNRSLATFSVAEGKVVYALGALKNVGVEAMRLIVEARGDTPFRDLTDFAQRADMKRIGKRSLEMLARAGAFDALEKSRKRVFESLDALTAYSAASHEAATSGQHSLFAGGDDLPPPRLAPRGDWLPMDRLSAEHQAIGFYLSGHPLDDYAGALKRKDVLTLAEVTKRAQGGSFVARIAGSVSSRQERKSARGNRFAFVQLSDTTGLYEVTMFSDTLETARQHLETGMNVVLTVEATMEADTLKLLARAAQAIDDVVADAGASGLRIRLEGPQALPEIHEILERNPPNKAPRKSLGPLLFCVPDPETGGEIEVDIGREIPVTPMVKAMMRGVEGVLAVEEV; encoded by the coding sequence ATGTCAGATCCCCGATTCATTCACCTGCGCGTCCATACCGAGTATTCCTTGCTGGAAGGCGCGCTGCCGTTGAAGCAGCTGGTCAAGCTGTGTGAAGCGCGAAAAATGCCCGCCGTGGCCGTGACCGACAGCAATGCGCTGTTTTCGGCGCTGGAGTTTTCGGTGTTGGCCAAAGGGGCCGGGGTTCAGCCCATTGTCGGCTGTCAGATCGACGTGATGTTGCCGCCAGAGCAGGTCGGTGACAAGCCGCGCGCCGCCGCGCCGCTGGTTCTGCTGGCGCAAGATGAGGCCGGGTATGAAAATCTGATGAAGCTCAATTCGTGCCTGTATTTGCGCACGGACGGTCAGTTGCCCCATGTCACGCCACAGGATCTGGCCCAACATGCCGAGGGGCTGATCTGCTTGACCGGCGGGCCCGATGGCGTCGTCGGGCGCTTGATCCGCGACGGGTTGACCACGCGCGCGCAGGCCTTGATGCAAAGTTTGGCCGCGGTGTTTCCCGGCCGTCTTTATGTGGAACTTCAACGGCATCCCGGCGAGGGGGGCGCGCTGACCGAGGCGGAGCGGGCGACTGAACGCCCGTTTGTCGAGATGGCCTATGCGATGGACCTGCCCTTGGTCGCCACCAATGACGTGCATTTCCCGGATGCCAAGATGTATGAGGCGCATGATGCGCTGTTGTGCATCAAGGATGGCGCTTATGTGGATCAGCAAGCGCCCCGCAGACGCCTGACGCCGCAGCATTATTTGAAAACACCCGAGGAAATGGCGGCGCTGTTTGCCGATCTGCCCGAGGCCCTGGAAAATACCGTCGAGATTGCGCGCCGTTGCGCCTTTGCCGCCTATAAACGCGACCCCATTTTGCCCAAATTCGCCGATGACGAGGTGCAGGAGTTGCGCCGTCAAGCGAACGCAGGGCTGCAGGATCTGCTCAAGGTCATTCCCCACGCCGTGACGCCCGAAAAATACCAAGAGCGGCTGGATTTCGAACTGGGCATCATCGAGAAAATGGGCTTTCCGGGCTATTTCCTGATCGTTGCCGACTTTATCAAATGGGGCAAGGAGCAGGGGATTCCCGTGGGGCCGGGGCGGGGGTCGGGCGCGGGCTCGTTGGTGGCCTATGCCCTGACCATCACCGACCTTGATCCGCTGCGCTATGCGCTGCTGTTCGAGCGTTTCCTGAACCCCGAACGCGTCTCGATGCCGGACTTTGACATCGACTTTTGCATGGACCGCCGAGAGGAGGTGATCCGCTATGTGCAAGACAAATACGGCCGCGACAAGGTCGGGCAGATCATCACCTTTGGCGCGCTGCTGTCGAAAGCGGCGGTGCGCGATGTCGGGCGCGTGTTGCAGATGTCCTATGGGCAGGTCGACAAACTGTCAAAAATGATCCCGGTCGAAGGCGTGAAGCCGGTCTCGATCACCAAGGCGCTGGCCGATGAGCCGCGGCTGCGCGAGGCGGCGAAGGAAGAGGTTGTCGCGCGGCTTCTGGACTATGCCGAAAAGGTTGAGGGGCTGTTGCGCAATGCCTCGACCCACGCGGCGGGCGTGGTGATTGGCGACCGACCTCTGGATGAATTGGTGCCGCTCTACCGCGATCCACGCTCGGATATGCCCGCCACGCAGTTCAACATGAAGTGGGTCGAGGCGGCGGGTCTGGTCAAGTTCGACTTTCTGGGTTTGAAAACCCTGACCGTGATCCAGAATGCGATCGACCTGATCCATACTTCGGGCCGCGACCTGCATATCGCGCCGGATGGCCGGCAGATTTACGCGCCGGCTGTGGGGGCTGAGGGGCAGATCAACTTGATCCCGCTCGATGATGCGCCGACCTACAAGCTCTATGCGTCGGCGCGCACGGTGGCGGTGTTCCAGGTGGAAAGCTCGGGCATGATGGATGCGCTGCGGCGCATGAAGCCGACCTGCATCGAGGATATCGTCGCGTTGGTGGCGCTCTATCGTCCCGGCCCGATGGAGAACATTCCCACCTATTGCGAGGTGAAGAACGGGTTGAAACCCATTGAATCCATTCACCCTTCCATTGATCATATCCTCGAGGAAACCCAAGGCATCATCGTTTATCAGGAACAGGTGATGCAGATCGCGCAGGTGATGGGCGGGTATTCTCTGGGCGGGGCTGATCTGTTGCGCCGGGCGATGGGCAAGAAGATCGCCGAGGAGATGGCCAAGGAGCGCCCGAAGTTCATCAAAGGCGCGACCGAAAATGGCGTCACTGACAAGAAAGCCGGAGAAGTCTTTGATCTACTAGAGAAATTTGCGAATTACGGATTCAACAAGTCACACGCCGCCGCCTATGCCGTGGTCAGCTATCAAACCGCGTGGTTGAAGGCCAATCATCCGGTCGAATTCATGGCCGCGGTGATGAACTGCGACATCCATCTCACTGATAAGCTTGCAATTTACAAGCGGGAGGTGGATCGCATGGGGATCGACGTGGTCGCCCCTTGCGTCAACCGCTCGCTGGCCACGTTCAGCGTCGCCGAGGGCAAGGTCGTCTATGCCTTGGGCGCGCTGAAAAACGTCGGCGTCGAGGCCATGCGCCTGATTGTCGAGGCGCGCGGCGACACGCCGTTCCGCGACCTGACCGATTTTGCGCAACGCGCCGATATGAAACGGATCGGCAAGCGGTCGCTAGAAATGCTGGCGCGGGCGGGAGCGTTCGATGCGCTGGAGAAAAGCCGCAAGCGGGTGTTCGAGAGCCTCGATGCGCTGACGGCCTATTCCGCCGCCTCGCATGAGGCCGCCACGTCGGGGCAACATTCTCTGTTTGCGGGCGGCGATGACTTGCCGCCGCCACGCCTTGCGCCCAGGGGCGATTGGCTGCCGATGGACCGCCTGTCGGCCGAGCATCAGGCGATTGGCTTCTATCTGTCGGGGCATCCGCTGGACGACTATGCCGGTGCCCTCAAGCGCAAGGACGTGCTGACATTGGCCGAGGTCACGAAACGCGCTCAGGGCGGGTCCTTTGTGGCGCGGATTGCGGGGTCGGTCTCGTCGCGGCAAGAGCGCAAGTCGGCGCGCGGCAATCGCTTTGCCTTTGTGCAATTGTCGGACACGACAGGGCTGTACGAAGTCACCATGTTTTCGGACACGCTGGAAACGGCGCGCCAACACCTTGAGACAGGCATGAACGTTGTGCTGACCGTCGAGGCGACAATGGAGGCGGATACGCTGAAGCTTCTGGCGCGTGCGGCGCAGGCGATTGATGACGTGGTCGCGGATGCCGGAGCATCCGGATTGCGCATCCGGTTGGAAGGGCCACAGGCTTTGCCGGAGATCCATGAGATCCTTGAGCGCAATCCACCCAACAAAGCGCCGCGCAAGTCATTGGGTCCGTTGCTGTTTTGTGTGCCGGACCCGGAGACAGGCGGCGAGATCGAGGTTGATATCGGCCGCGAGATCCCGGTGACTCCCATGGTCAAGGCGATGATGCGGGGTGTCGAGGGGGTCTTGGCCGTCGAGGAGGTTTGA
- a CDS encoding crotonase/enoyl-CoA hydratase family protein: MITVETQGRVRVVTLSRPEARNAVNPALARALYGAMLAFDIDADVDVAVLTGAEGTFCAGFDLKSASQGDGIEWIKGLTIPETWTDPITDPRQGPMGPSRLMLSKPVIAAIEGSAVAGGMELALWSDIRIMAEDAQFGVFCRRWGVPLIDGGTVRLPQVVGQGRANDLILTGRAVNAVEAAAIGLADRVTPKGGALTAALQMAEGLTRFPQGCMRADFLSARGDPAALAAALRREWASAGMALAEGVQGATRFAEGHGRGGRFDDL; the protein is encoded by the coding sequence ATGATCACTGTTGAAACTCAAGGCCGTGTTCGGGTCGTCACCTTGTCGCGCCCCGAGGCGCGCAATGCGGTCAATCCGGCCTTGGCGCGGGCACTCTATGGGGCGATGCTGGCGTTTGACATCGACGCCGATGTGGATGTCGCGGTGCTGACCGGGGCCGAAGGGACGTTTTGCGCAGGGTTCGACCTGAAGTCAGCCTCGCAGGGGGATGGGATCGAGTGGATCAAAGGTCTGACAATTCCGGAGACCTGGACGGACCCGATCACCGACCCGCGGCAGGGCCCAATGGGCCCGTCACGGCTGATGCTGTCAAAGCCGGTGATTGCGGCGATTGAAGGCTCTGCGGTGGCGGGTGGCATGGAGCTGGCCTTATGGTCTGACATTCGGATCATGGCCGAAGACGCACAGTTCGGCGTGTTTTGTCGCCGCTGGGGCGTGCCACTGATCGACGGCGGCACGGTGCGCTTGCCGCAGGTTGTCGGGCAGGGCCGTGCCAATGACCTTATCCTGACCGGGCGCGCGGTGAACGCCGTCGAGGCCGCGGCCATTGGTCTTGCAGACCGGGTGACGCCCAAAGGGGGGGCCTTGACGGCAGCGCTCCAGATGGCCGAGGGGCTGACCCGCTTTCCGCAAGGCTGCATGCGCGCCGATTTTCTGTCAGCGCGCGGTGATCCAGCGGCATTGGCGGCGGCGCTCAGGCGCGAATGGGCCAGTGCCGGGATGGCGCTGGCTGAGGGTGTTCAGGGCGCGACCCGGTTTGCTGAAGGCCATGGGCGCGGCGGGCGTTTTGACGATCTGTAG
- the hemF gene encoding oxygen-dependent coproporphyrinogen oxidase produces MTQTDFETRKDTASAWFHSLRDTIVARFEALEDSTASDAPAGRFEVTPTTRDEGRGGGGLMSVMRGGRLFEKVGVNWSAVHGTLGERAQAAMAARGVPGMADDPRFWASGISLVAHMNNPHCPAVHMNTRMFWTPGAWWFGGGADLNPCLEYPEDTAHFHAEMRRACDAHNLAYYDRFKAWADEYFFVPHRGRARGVGGIFYDDLNSGGPEADSWDKDFAFTKAVGDAFLPAFTPLCEKRRDTPWTEADKDAQLIHRGLYAEYNLVYDRGTKFGLETGHDANAVLMSLPPLAKWV; encoded by the coding sequence ATGACCCAGACCGATTTCGAGACCCGCAAGGACACCGCCTCGGCGTGGTTTCACAGCCTGCGCGACACCATTGTCGCCCGCTTCGAGGCGCTGGAGGACAGCACCGCGTCCGACGCCCCCGCCGGACGTTTCGAGGTCACACCCACCACCCGCGACGAGGGCCGTGGCGGCGGCGGCCTCATGTCGGTGATGCGCGGCGGGCGCTTGTTCGAGAAGGTCGGCGTCAACTGGTCGGCCGTGCACGGCACGCTGGGCGAGCGCGCGCAAGCGGCGATGGCCGCGCGCGGGGTGCCCGGCATGGCCGATGATCCCCGGTTCTGGGCCTCGGGCATCAGTCTTGTCGCGCATATGAACAACCCGCATTGCCCCGCCGTCCACATGAACACGCGCATGTTCTGGACCCCCGGCGCCTGGTGGTTTGGCGGCGGCGCGGACCTCAACCCCTGCCTTGAATATCCCGAGGACACCGCGCATTTCCACGCCGAGATGCGGCGCGCTTGTGACGCGCACAATCTGGCCTATTACGACCGATTCAAAGCCTGGGCGGATGAGTATTTCTTCGTTCCGCACCGCGGTCGCGCGCGCGGGGTGGGCGGTATTTTCTATGACGATCTGAATTCCGGCGGCCCCGAGGCGGACAGCTGGGACAAGGATTTTGCCTTTACCAAGGCCGTCGGCGACGCGTTCTTGCCCGCCTTCACACCGCTCTGCGAAAAGCGCCGCGACACGCCCTGGACCGAGGCCGACAAAGACGCGCAACTGATCCACCGGGGCCTCTATGCCGAATACAACCTGGTCTATGACCGGGGCACAAAATTCGGGCTGGAAACCGGGCATGACGCCAACGCCGTGTTGATGAGCCTGCCGCCGCTGGCAAAATGGGTCTAG
- a CDS encoding DUF2332 domain-containing protein, with protein sequence MTDRLRTAFRDQAQACEYLGSPFMARLCTLLGDRLEPTCALTRRLFDWPGDLSASGHSVPLRLAGALHSLVLRGDAGLRAVYPPQDVDDDALWCAVAHAIQQHAADLGATLDSAPQTNEVRRSAALIAVGHSLAAHYKLPFVFSELGASAGLNLNWDRYALALPTATIGPHAPILTLTPNWTGPTPPNAPVQVAQRAGVDLNPLDAADPAHRLRLMSYLWPDQVHRQTLTAAAIAATPPRPDKADAIDWLEPRLAPHPGQVHFIWTTIAWQYFPKESQDRGCALIEAAGAKATPKAPLAWFSYESDGQKPGAALTLRLWPEDLTLDLGRADFHGRWVDWRGVPPLSLAVNPV encoded by the coding sequence ATGACCGACCGCCTACGGACCGCGTTTCGGGATCAGGCCCAGGCTTGCGAGTATCTGGGGTCGCCCTTCATGGCCCGGCTCTGTACGCTCTTGGGTGATCGCCTGGAACCGACTTGCGCCCTGACCCGCCGCCTCTTTGATTGGCCGGGCGATCTGTCGGCCTCGGGCCACTCGGTGCCATTGCGGCTGGCCGGGGCGTTGCACAGTCTGGTGCTGCGTGGCGATGCCGGGCTGCGCGCGGTTTACCCCCCGCAAGACGTGGATGACGACGCCCTTTGGTGCGCCGTGGCGCACGCGATCCAGCAACACGCCGCCGATCTTGGTGCAACCCTCGACAGCGCGCCGCAAACCAACGAAGTGCGCCGGTCTGCCGCGCTCATTGCGGTCGGGCACAGCCTTGCCGCGCATTACAAACTGCCTTTTGTGTTCAGCGAATTGGGCGCCAGTGCCGGGCTGAACCTGAACTGGGATCGCTATGCGTTGGCCCTGCCGACCGCCACCATCGGACCACACGCGCCGATTCTGACATTGACCCCGAACTGGACCGGCCCGACCCCGCCGAACGCGCCGGTGCAAGTGGCACAGCGCGCGGGCGTTGACCTCAATCCACTGGATGCCGCGGACCCCGCGCACCGTTTGCGGTTGATGTCCTATCTTTGGCCCGATCAGGTGCACCGCCAAACTCTCACCGCAGCCGCCATCGCCGCCACGCCTCCACGGCCTGACAAGGCCGACGCGATCGACTGGCTGGAACCGCGCCTGGCCCCGCATCCCGGTCAGGTGCATTTCATCTGGACCACGATTGCCTGGCAGTATTTCCCCAAAGAAAGCCAGGACCGGGGGTGTGCGTTGATCGAAGCGGCAGGCGCAAAGGCCACGCCAAAGGCCCCGCTGGCGTGGTTTTCCTATGAAAGCGACGGCCAGAAACCCGGCGCGGCCCTGACCCTGCGCCTGTGGCCCGAAGATCTGACCCTCGATCTGGGCCGCGCCGATTTCCACGGTCGCTGGGTGGATTGGCGCGGCGTTCCACCACTTTCCTTGGCCGTCAATCCAGTCTAA
- the pth gene encoding aminoacyl-tRNA hydrolase: MKLIVGLGNPGAKYAQNRHNIGFMALDRIAEDHGFSPWKARFQGEVSEGRLGSERVILLKPQTFMNLSGQAVGEAMRYLKLEAADVIVLHDELDLAPGKLRLKQGGGHAGHNGLRSMIQHIGAEFARVRLGIGHPGHKDAVAGFVLHDFAKADAEWLDDLLRGISEGAVFLATGDGGRFQNAVAARVAPARNAGRAAEKPAPTTKEAPHAPSAPDPQAPDSRTALQKLADRFR; the protein is encoded by the coding sequence ATGAAACTCATTGTTGGCCTTGGAAATCCCGGCGCGAAATATGCGCAGAACCGCCATAACATCGGGTTCATGGCGCTGGACCGCATTGCCGAAGATCATGGGTTCTCGCCGTGGAAGGCCCGGTTTCAAGGCGAGGTGTCAGAGGGGCGGCTCGGGTCCGAGCGGGTGATCCTGCTCAAGCCCCAGACTTTCATGAACCTGTCCGGTCAGGCGGTCGGTGAGGCGATGCGCTATCTCAAGCTCGAGGCGGCGGATGTGATCGTGCTGCATGATGAGCTTGACCTCGCGCCCGGCAAGCTGCGGCTGAAACAGGGCGGAGGGCACGCGGGCCACAATGGGTTGCGCTCGATGATCCAGCATATCGGCGCCGAGTTTGCGCGGGTGCGGCTGGGGATCGGGCATCCCGGCCACAAGGACGCGGTGGCAGGGTTTGTGCTGCATGATTTCGCCAAGGCCGACGCCGAATGGCTGGACGATCTGCTGCGCGGCATTTCCGAAGGCGCGGTGTTTTTGGCGACGGGCGACGGCGGGCGGTTCCAGAATGCCGTCGCCGCCCGCGTCGCTCCGGCGCGCAATGCCGGGCGCGCGGCCGAAAAGCCTGCGCCCACCACCAAAGAAGCGCCTCACGCCCCCAGCGCGCCCGATCCACAAGCGCCCGACAGCAGAACGGCGCTGCAAAAGCTCGCGGACAGGTTCCGATGA
- a CDS encoding sensor histidine kinase → MLRRSAEGMVIEAAQSTYERREEVLEVASAFLVLVLPLMGLLFWGLRRITSTAMIPIDRLATEIAARQPDDLSSFPPQDLPQELQPFVTAFDSYLARIDSIRQAERDFVANAAHELRTPLAAIRARLQVSDDPDAAASLPQIDALTRRVERLLQLARSEAEVGLRQGPADVLRILHLLIQDTRPGSPHPIRFDDSDLQDLMVACDADALAIMLRNLLENAVEHGNGEIRLRLSPDATLTIENPATHPQMADARYQRSENSSGVGLGLSIITALAQAMRVTLAREVTAGNVRVTLTFPRQSA, encoded by the coding sequence GTGTTGCGACGCAGCGCCGAAGGTATGGTGATCGAGGCCGCGCAATCGACCTATGAGCGCCGCGAAGAAGTGCTCGAGGTTGCCTCGGCGTTTCTGGTACTCGTCTTGCCGCTCATGGGGTTGCTGTTTTGGGGTTTGCGCCGGATCACGAGCACGGCAATGATCCCGATTGACCGACTGGCCACCGAAATTGCCGCGCGCCAACCCGACGATCTGTCGTCTTTTCCGCCGCAGGACCTGCCGCAAGAGCTGCAACCCTTTGTCACCGCCTTCGACAGCTACCTTGCCCGGATCGACAGTATCCGCCAGGCCGAGCGCGATTTCGTCGCCAATGCCGCGCATGAATTGCGCACCCCTCTGGCGGCAATCCGCGCGCGCCTGCAAGTGTCCGATGATCCGGACGCCGCTGCAAGCCTGCCGCAGATCGACGCGCTGACCCGTCGCGTCGAACGTCTGCTGCAACTCGCGCGCTCCGAGGCCGAAGTGGGTCTCCGCCAAGGTCCGGCGGATGTGCTGCGCATCCTGCATCTGTTGATTCAGGACACGCGCCCCGGCAGCCCTCATCCGATCCGATTTGATGACAGCGACCTGCAAGACCTGATGGTGGCCTGCGATGCCGATGCACTGGCCATCATGCTGCGCAACCTGCTGGAAAACGCCGTTGAACATGGCAATGGTGAAATCCGTCTGCGCCTGTCGCCCGATGCAACCCTGACCATCGAAAACCCCGCAACCCACCCGCAAATGGCTGACGCACGGTATCAGCGCAGCGAAAACTCCTCGGGCGTTGGTTTGGGTCTGTCGATCATCACCGCACTGGCCCAAGCCATGCGCGTGACCCTGGCGCGCGAGGTCACGGCCGGAAACGTCCGCGTCACACTGACCTTTCCCCGCCAATCCGCCTGA
- a CDS encoding response regulator, with protein sequence MRLLLVEDTEDLARSVLRFLQSEGHAVDHAADAATAQAAQAVAEYACIILDLGLPDGSGLALLKTWRAAGDRTPVIIATARDQISDRIAGLDAGADDYVVKPYDLRELTARIRAHARRGQGLPETRVRVDGLEVDRAAARVWRSGAEICLTAREWALFDALLGARGRVLHKSSLQEALYAFDTDIEGNAVEVYMSRLRQKLGAGVVETRRGLGYILT encoded by the coding sequence ATGCGACTTTTGCTTGTTGAAGATACCGAAGATCTGGCCCGCTCCGTCCTGCGCTTCTTGCAAAGCGAGGGACATGCCGTCGATCACGCCGCGGATGCGGCGACCGCGCAGGCCGCACAGGCGGTCGCCGAATACGCCTGCATCATCCTCGATCTCGGCTTGCCCGATGGGTCCGGCCTTGCACTGCTCAAGACATGGCGCGCGGCTGGCGACCGGACGCCGGTGATCATCGCCACCGCGCGCGATCAGATCAGCGACCGGATCGCCGGGCTGGATGCCGGGGCCGATGATTACGTCGTCAAACCCTATGACCTGCGCGAGTTGACCGCCCGCATTCGTGCCCACGCCCGGCGAGGTCAAGGGCTGCCGGAAACGCGGGTGCGGGTGGATGGATTGGAGGTCGATCGCGCCGCTGCCCGGGTTTGGCGCAGTGGCGCCGAGATTTGCCTGACCGCGCGGGAATGGGCGCTGTTCGACGCGCTTCTGGGGGCGCGCGGGCGGGTGCTGCACAAATCGTCGTTGCAAGAGGCGCTCTATGCGTTTGACACCGACATCGAGGGCAATGCCGTCGAGGTCTACATGTCACGCCTGCGCCAGAAACTCGGCGCGGGGGTCGTCGAGACCCGGCGCGGTCTTGGGTACATCCTGACATGA
- a CDS encoding phosphoethanolamine transferase translates to MTDHTNSNATRWHVPRPVIGQTVLTILVASYCMAVLNTGFWARVIEIFPQSLGQQALLGAAFWGFTVLILEVLGPWRLQRPVAALMIVISASAHYFERNFGVLIDREMVRNVFETTLTESRHLVTWDAILQIGVTGVLPAALVFWPKVRRVGLWHQLWRWPLGVAMAFAILVGSLFMDLHSFSAVLRERHDLTAAYQPGATVYSVIRYAEQQWLTSDPVVSPLGRDAQPGAALAAADKPVLLVIFVGETARAQNFGLNGYARDTTPGLSARDVINFTDVRSCGTSTAVSLPCMFSRLPQADYSRNGFLAQEICSMCSAMPG, encoded by the coding sequence ATGACCGACCATACCAATTCCAACGCAACCCGATGGCATGTGCCGCGCCCGGTTATCGGGCAGACGGTGCTGACGATCCTTGTCGCCAGCTACTGCATGGCGGTGCTGAACACCGGGTTCTGGGCCCGTGTGATCGAGATATTTCCACAATCCTTGGGGCAACAAGCCCTGTTGGGCGCGGCCTTTTGGGGCTTCACGGTTCTGATCCTCGAGGTGCTGGGCCCTTGGCGGCTGCAACGGCCGGTTGCGGCGCTGATGATCGTGATCTCGGCCAGCGCGCATTACTTCGAGCGCAATTTCGGTGTGCTGATTGATCGCGAGATGGTGCGCAACGTTTTTGAGACAACCCTGACGGAATCACGCCATCTGGTGACCTGGGATGCGATACTCCAGATTGGTGTGACCGGGGTTCTGCCCGCGGCGCTGGTCTTTTGGCCCAAGGTTCGCCGGGTTGGCCTCTGGCATCAGCTTTGGCGCTGGCCTTTGGGCGTGGCGATGGCGTTTGCCATTCTGGTGGGGTCGCTGTTCATGGACCTGCACTCTTTTTCCGCGGTGCTGCGCGAACGCCATGACCTGACAGCGGCGTATCAACCGGGGGCGACGGTCTATTCGGTGATCCGCTATGCCGAGCAGCAATGGTTGACCTCTGATCCCGTCGTGAGCCCCCTTGGCCGCGATGCGCAACCCGGTGCGGCGCTGGCCGCAGCGGACAAGCCCGTGCTTTTGGTGATCTTTGTCGGTGAAACGGCGCGGGCGCAGAATTTCGGCCTGAATGGCTATGCACGCGACACGACGCCGGGTTTGAGCGCGCGCGATGTGATCAACTTCACTGATGTCCGGTCGTGCGGCACCTCGACTGCGGTGTCCTTGCCCTGCATGTTTTCGCGCTTGCCACAGGCTGATTATTCGCGGAACGGGTTTCTGGCGCAAGAAATCTGCTCGATGTGCTCAGCCATGCCGGGTTGA
- a CDS encoding phosphoethanolamine transferase: MLSHAGLNVEWHDNNTGDQRIASRTGWARIDETLTPEACAVECTDEAFLPLIEDRLATITQNTVLVLHMIGSHGPAYYLRYPAERAQFQPTCETSQFSDCTVDQIVNAYDNSILETDFVLSRAIDLMEASDRVLPAMIYISDHGESLGEDGLYLHAAPLFMAPDVQTRVPFMMWLDEDFRTALSLDRSCLSAAARQPVSHDNLFHSVLGLLDVTTQAQDSALDLTHGCRVRMES; this comes from the coding sequence GTGCTCAGCCATGCCGGGTTGAACGTCGAATGGCATGACAACAACACCGGCGATCAGCGCATTGCCAGCCGGACAGGATGGGCACGGATCGATGAAACCTTGACGCCCGAGGCCTGTGCTGTTGAATGCACGGACGAAGCATTCTTGCCGCTGATCGAGGATCGGTTGGCGACAATCACCCAGAACACGGTGCTGGTGTTGCATATGATAGGCAGTCATGGTCCGGCATATTATCTTCGCTATCCGGCAGAGCGCGCGCAGTTCCAGCCGACCTGCGAGACCTCGCAATTCTCCGACTGCACCGTGGACCAGATCGTGAATGCCTATGACAACTCCATCCTCGAGACCGATTTCGTGTTGTCGCGCGCGATTGATCTGATGGAGGCGTCTGACCGGGTTCTGCCCGCGATGATCTATATCTCGGATCACGGCGAGTCCTTGGGCGAGGATGGGCTGTATTTGCACGCCGCACCGCTGTTCATGGCACCCGACGTGCAAACCCGTGTGCCCTTCATGATGTGGCTCGACGAGGATTTTCGCACTGCGCTGTCGCTGGATCGGTCCTGTTTGTCGGCGGCGGCCCGCCAGCCGGTCAGCCATGACAATCTGTTTCACAGCGTGCTCGGGTTGCTGGATGTGACGACTCAGGCGCAAGACAGCGCCTTGGACCTGACCCATGGCTGCCGCGTCAGGATGGAAAGCTGA
- a CDS encoding diacylglycerol kinase gives MTKTELDAERTVIPPRGGLLHVVDAAGYSVAGARRLWAETAARLEILAAGIIVAGFLWQGAVLWQWLVVLLLFALTLVVEALNTAIEVLTDRVSPEWSQAAKDAKDLGSLAVGLMLMVCGVFAGLVIVGVL, from the coding sequence ATGACGAAGACTGAATTGGACGCAGAGCGCACAGTGATCCCGCCGCGCGGTGGCCTGCTGCATGTCGTTGATGCGGCGGGGTATTCCGTGGCGGGTGCCCGTCGCCTCTGGGCGGAAACGGCGGCGCGGCTGGAAATTCTGGCGGCGGGTATCATCGTCGCCGGGTTTCTGTGGCAGGGCGCGGTACTTTGGCAGTGGCTGGTGGTCCTGCTCTTGTTCGCGCTGACCCTTGTCGTCGAGGCGCTGAACACGGCGATCGAGGTTTTGACCGACCGCGTGTCGCCGGAATGGTCGCAAGCCGCAAAGGATGCAAAGGATCTGGGGTCCCTTGCGGTTGGGCTCATGCTGATGGTCTGCGGCGTTTTTGCCGGGCTGGTGATTGTCGGGGTGTTGTAG